From a region of the Suncus etruscus isolate mSunEtr1 chromosome 11, mSunEtr1.pri.cur, whole genome shotgun sequence genome:
- the MINAR1 gene encoding major intrinsically disordered Notch2-binding receptor 1 — MEGSREPPLILVKVLEDLASTRHVASYQDLCQSLCARLDLPQLSRLRTLLFHTACLDPGFPATLFKDKAKCSVDNPQSKKIMVAADVVTMFNLIQMNSGTTKGKLSGSVGGRQKGCRKEAGSEAECAPLDCRLHDQALEPGYSARQREGQESPVFLSPSQPDFLLGPAGKSGSASLDRLQGLGSFGVGGTRPCEMQRTYFPMNLDTEPLSDTEPLPPSLANSDTFLAADGQLLVPSSGQSHGVSRENFHLLVPVSARQLEAECGEPLRQKQPPRSPMFTHSFELPCGSTGLDVAYDQRRVKHESLDDLQASTYFGPSPVPGALEPRRCLGRSGRPTPWPAKSWSLNTEEVVDLEPSFFSRDLPEKKQRYPNPGTQSPVFPIQDRHPVFLAPKDPQPVLYVSQPTEAPSPALSPIELDNLEPVKAFPEKGKAAACSLRQLSSDTSSVSTQTEQLAPEPIGSAGRSSDRPSRKQSEDSEAISDDISDIFRFLDDMSVCGSTGVLPSSCYNSTGSLSQLPKSEGDSSPEQPRGPREKGDSEEELKSSVCRLLLRIGEIERRLESLLGVREEISQVLGKLNKLDQKMRQPAEGTSHTPLDLPSMTSEDEEGGSPRLPCSHTPTRGDGAAEWGCLEGGSSHSASLRVAALKRNLLARPSSRSLTENSATESKIASISDLPRGWSASTRGAHGTHPSHGGLGGAEGKDWHHKTREADRQPDGPLQPRVGFLVEQVFSPRAHPASLRGPAKGGSLYTDMRLAEVKRQPPWALDQRIRSTGGKGKLAALDLQAQETLNPNNLEYWMEGLHTPGYDSLLKHKEAEFRHAKGCKMAALVAAAACTVLLVIVVPLCTMKS; from the exons ATGGAGGGCTCCCGGGAGCCACCACTCATCCTAGTGAAGGTTCTTGAGGACCTGGCCAGCACGCGGCATGTGGCATCTTACCAGGACCTCTGCCAGTCGCTGTGTGCCCGCCTGGACCTGCCGCAGCTGTCCAGGCTCAGAACCCTTCTCTTCCACACTGCCTGCCTGGACCCCGGCTTCCCGGCCACGCTGTTCAAGGACAAGGCAAAGTGTTCCGTGGACAACCCGCAGTCCAAGAAGATCATGGTGGCCGCTGACGTCGTGACCATGTTCAATCTCATCCAAATGAACAGCGGCACCACCAAGGGGAAGCTGTCGGGCTCAGTGGGAGGCAGACAGAAGGGGTGCAGGAAGGAAGCTGGCAGCGAGGCCGAGTGTGCGCCCCTGGACTGTCGGCTCCACGACCAGGCATTGGAACCTGGCTACTCAGCCAGGCAGCGGGAGGGCCAGGAGAGCCCCGTGTTCCTCAGCCCCTCACAGCCCGACTTCCTGCTGGGCCCAGCTGGGAAGAGTGGCTCAGCCTCCCTGGACCGCCTTCAGGGCCTGGGCTCCTTCGGCGTGGGTGGCACGCGGCCCTGTGAGATGCAGAGAACCTACTTCCCCATGAACCTGGACACTGAGCCCCTCTCGGACACTGAGCCACTGCCACCGAGCCTGGCCAACAGTGACACCTTCCTAGCTGCTGATGGGCAACTTTTGGTGCCCTCCAGTGGGCAAAGCCATGGAGTCTCCAGGGAAAACTTCCACCTCCTGGTGCCTGTGAGCGCCCGGCAGCTGGAGGCTGAGTGTGGGGAGCCCCTGAGACAGAAGCAGCCGCCCAGGAGTCCCATGTTCACCCACAGCTTTGAGCTGCCCTGCGGAAGCACCGGCCTGGATGTTGCTTATGACCAGCGGCGGGTCAAGCATGAGAGCCTGGACGACCTGCAGGCCTCCACCTACTTCGGGCCCTCTCCTGTACCCGGAGCCCTGGAGCCAAGGCGCTGCCTGGGCAGGTCCGGCCGACCCACCCCCTGGCCGGCCAAGAGCTGGAGCCTGAACACAGAGGAAGTGGTTGACTTGGAACCATCCTTCTTCAGCAGAGACCTGCCTGAGAAAAAGCAGCGCTACCCCAATCCTGGCACGCAGAGCCCTGTGTTCCCCATCCAAGACAGGCACCCCGTATTCTTGGCACCCAAGGACCCACAGCCAGTCTTGTATGTGTCCCAGCCCACAGAGGCCCCATCACCAGCCCTGTCTCCCATCGAACTAGACAATCTGGAGCCAGTGAAGGCCTTCCCAGAGAAGGGAAAGGCAGCGGCCTGCAGCCTCCGGCAGCTGAGCTCCGACACAAGCAGCGTGAGCACCCAGACAGAGCAGCTGGCACCTGAGCCCATAGGCAGCGCCGGCCGATCCAGCGACAGGCCCAGCCGGAAGCAGTCGGAGGACTCAGAGGCTATTAGCGACGACATCAGTGACATTTTTCGCTTCCTGGATGACATGAGTGTCTGTGGCTCCACAGGCGTTCTGCCTTCCTCTTGCTACAACAGCACTGGCTCCCTGTCCCAGCTGCCCAAGTCAGAGGGTGACAGCTCTCCAGAGCAGCCCCGTGGCCCCCGAGAGAAAGGTGACTCAGAGGAGGAGCTGAAGAGCAGCGTGTGTCGGCTGTTGCTGCGCATTGGGGAGATCGAACGGCGGCTGGAGTCACTGCTGGGCGTCCGTGAGGAGATCTCCCAGGTGCTGGGCAAACTCAACAAGCTGGACCAGAAGATGCGGCAGCCTGCAGAGGGGACGAGCCACACACCGCTGGACCTGCCCTCGATGACCAGCGAGGATGAGGAGGGAGGCTCGCCCCGGCTCCCTTGCAGTCACACACCCACCCGGGGTGACGGGGCCGCTGAGTGGGGCTGCTTGGAGGGCGGCAGCAGCCACAGTGCCAGTCTGCGGGTGGCCGCCCTCAAGCGGAATCTGCTAGCCCGGCCCTCATCCAGGTCCCTGACGGAGAACAGTGCCACAGAGTCCAAGATTGCCAGTATCTCCGACTTGCCCCGGGGCTGGAGTGCCAGCACCCGTGGTGCCCATGGCACCCACCCTAGCCATGGGGGCCTGGGTGGGGCTGAAGGCAAAGACTGGCATCACAAGACCCGGGAG GCCGACCGGCAGCCTGACGGCCCTTTGCAGCCCCGAGTGGGCTTCCTGGTGGAGCAGGTATTCAGCCCCCGCGCACACCCAGCCTCGCTGCGGGGCCCGGCCAAAGGTGGCTCCTTGTACACTGATATGCGGCTGGCCGAGGTGAAGCGGCAACCACCCTGGGCCCTGGACCAGCGTATCCGCAGCACAGGTGGCAAGGGCAAGCTGGCCGCGCTGGACCTGCAG GCCCAGGAGACCCTGAACCCCAACAATCTGGAGTATTGGATGGAGGGGCTGCACACACCCGGCTACGACTCGCTGCTAAAGCACAAGGAGGCTGAGTTCCGACATGCCAAGGGCTGCAAGATGGCAGCTCTCGTGGCTGCGGCTGCCTGTACCGTGCTGCTGGTCATTGTGGTACCCCTCTGCACCATGAAATCATGA